Part of the Catalinimonas alkaloidigena genome is shown below.
CCTGTCATTCAGGTATTTCTCTTCTTTAGGATTGGTCAAATATCCTACTTCAACCAGTACACTAGGCATAGAGGTACGCCATAATACCCAAAAACCGGCTTGTTTTACGCCCCGGCTACGGCGGCCCACCCGTTCTTTAAATTGTCTCTCTATCTTATCTGCTAAGCGGAGGCTATTGTTTAGATAGGCGCCTTGGTATAGAGAAAAAAGAATATGAGATTCGGGTGATAGTGGGTCAAACCCTTCGTAACGCTCCTCGTAGTTTTCTTCCATCAGGATCACGGAGTTCTCACGTTTGGCAACTTCCAGGTTTCCTTCGCGCGTATGAGCTCCCATTACATAGCTTTCAGTACCATGAATATTTTCGTGGCCCGGAGGAAGCGCATTGGCATGTATGGAAATAAAAATATCCGCATCATTTTTATTAGCTATTGCAGCACGTTCTTCCAATGAAGGAAAGCTATCATCTTTACGCGTAAAGATGACTTCTACATCGTCCATGTTTTCCTTAATGATGCGACCCAGGTGATGTGCGATATTGAGTACTACGTCTTTTTCTTTAGAAATAAGGCCGTGGGTTCCCGGATCTTTGCCGCCATGCCCCGGATCAATGACTACTCTTTTGACACGGTATTGCTTAACGCCTGCAGTATTGAAAGTAGTAGCTACCAATAAGAGCGAAAAACAACTGATTAAGATAATATTTTTCACTGAGCTACGGTTGTTAGATAAACAAACAATAACTTTGCACAAAGTTGATACATTTTATTAAAAACTGAAATACCAGTTGACTTATTTAAAATACGTATGTAGCCTTTCAATATTATTTTTCCTCTTTCCTGATTTGTCCGCTCAGGAGGGCGAAAGACCTTTTCAGTCAGATACTACGGGTATACTGTCCCCATCTGTATTAGACACCATACCTCCGGATACTATACCTAATGATAACCTGCCTGTTAACGATACAACAACTACAGTGGCTATTGATAGTTCCCAAGCGCAGGGAGATATTGAAACCACAGTCAATTATAATGCTGAAGACTCTATATTTTTTGATGTTGTTAACAGGAAAATCTACCTATATGGCAATGCGGAAATTGATTATGGTGAAATTAAACTGGCTGCCGACTATGTAGAACTTGACTGGGTCAATAATATGCTTACGGCAAAAGGCATGCCTGACTCTACAGGAAAAGTTGTAGGTCAACCTATTTTTACTGATGGACCTGAAGAATACCAAACTGAAACAATCCGCTATAATTTCAAGACACGCAAAGCCTATATCTCCGGTGTGCTGACCCGCCCCCAGGAAGCAGAGGGCTATGTATATGGCGAAAAGGTAAAGAAGAATGAGAATGACGAAGTATTCATCAGTAAAGGCTGGTATACCCCATGCGACTGTGAGCCGGGAGAAACACCCGATCTGTACATAAGGTCCCGGAAGCTCAAAGTGGTACCCGGCGAACTGGTAGTAGCAGGGCCATTCAATCTGGTAATCACAGATATTCCTACTCCTTTGGGTTTGCCATTCGGAATTTTTCCCATGCCCAGAAGGCAAAACTCCGGTATCATTATACCCACCTACGGAGAAGAAAGAAGAAGGGGCTTTTTCCTAAAAAATGGAGGTTATTACTTTGATATCAATGATTATGTGAACCTGACGCTTCTGGGGGATATCTATTCCAAAGGAAGCTACGGCTTTTCTATCATTTCAGACTATCGCAAAAGATATGCTTATAACGGAGGGTTGAACTTTCAGTACAACCGCCAACTTATTGATCCGGATGGTGCCAGCCCGGAGGAGGCGAATGACTTTCGGCTTAACTTCCGGCATACGCCCCAGTCCAGAGGCAATAGCCGCTTCTCCGCCTCAGTTAATATCGCTACCAGCTCCTATATTCAGAACAATCCAACAACTAATGTTGAGGCTAATTTAAGAACTACGCTAAGCTCTACCGTAACATATTCTACTGCTTTTCGCAATACGCCTTTTAACCTGGCCATGAGTTTCCGCCATAACCAGAATTTGGTTACAGAAGTGGTCAATGTGATCCTGCCCGAGATCTCATTGAATATGAACCGTATCTACCCTTTCAAAAATGTGGTGACCTCCCGTAGCAGTTGGCTCAGTAAGGTGAACGTAGGGTACAGAATGTCAGGGCGAAACCAGTTTACCAACGAAGCAGTACGGGCTCCCAGTGGTATTCCTTCAGATATCATTGCCAATCGTGATCCTTTGGCTGATAGTGTATTAGCGATCAACGGCGATAACCTCTCGGCTATTTTGGACCGTACCCAGACAGGTTTTGAACATTCCATACCGATATCTACATCTTTCAATGTTTTCAATTACTTCACCGTATCACCATCATTTAATTATGAGGAGCTGTGGTACCTGAAAGAATATGATTATGATGATGAGACGATTCCCGGTAGAGTGATTATCAATGAAGTTCCCGGTTTTTCGCGGGCTTCTTCCTGGAATGCCAGCACCTCGGTGAATACCCGCTTCTATGGGCTTTTTAACTTTAGAGGAGAAAAACTGCAGGCGATCCGTCATACCGTAATCCCTTCGGTAAGTGTGAGTTATCGCCCAGACTTTTCTGAAGAAAGATATGGTTATTATCAAGAAGTTAGGTTAGATGATGACCCACTTTATGATCCTAATACGGGTTATGACAGAAATTTGAAATTAGTATCTATTTATGATGGATTTATTTACGGTGCGCCTTCGCCCGGCAAGAGTGGTTCTGTTGGCTTTTCACTAAATAATAACCTGGAAATGAAGGTGCGTAATGACAAAGATACGACCGAAGAGGCCAGTGCCACCCGTAAGATTCCGATCTTTGAGAGCTTGTCTTTGAGTACCAGTTATAACCTGATCGCCGACTCTTTCAAGCTGGCTCCGCTCAATGTATCCGGCCGTACCCGCCTGTTTGACAATAAGGTGAGCATCAACGCTTCCATGTCTATGGACCCGTACTCTTATATTCCAGATACTTTTGAACCGATAGATTCGGTGGGGAGTGGGAGTAATTTAAAGATATACAGAAATTTTACCCGAACCGATATCTATGCCTGGCAATCTCTCTCAGAACGTATGGCCGGAGATACTTATGCTGAATATGAAGAGGCAGGCTTATTAGGTGATATTAGGCGTGGCATAGGCACAATCACCCGGGCAAGCCTGGCTTTGAGCACCAATTTTCAGCCCAAGCAGAAAGAAAAAGACAAACAAAAAGAAGAAGAAGAGGCGGACGTGACCGCGGATGAACTGGATTATATTAACCGGAACCGTAGCGATTATGTGGATTTTGACATTCCCTGGAGCATACGGCTGCGTTATAACCTGAGCTATACCAATGATCCCCGCCGGATGCTGATTGAAGGCGAAGATGATAAAATCAGACAGTCAGTGATGTTCTCCGGCGATGTGAGCATCGCTCCCAAGTGGAAGGTACAGTTTAACTCAGGTTTTGACTTTGTCAATCAGGAGATTACCCAAACCAGTATTGATGTGTTTCGCGATCTGGGCTGTTTTGATTTCCAATTCAACTGGGTGCCTTTCGGAAGGTTTACCTCCTATCATGTACAGATCAATGTGAAGTCGGCCATGCTAAGTGACCTGAAACTGCAGAGAAGAAGGGCCTGGCAGGATTTCTAGTCCAACTGCCTTTTGGCAATAAAGGCCGCTCCTATCAGGGCTATCAGCAAGAGCACTCCCGCCAGCTCAAAGGGAAGCACAAAATCTGACATAAGGAGTATACCTAAACGCTGGATAGTAGATTCTTGCACCTGTTCATTTGCATTACGGGCCGCTTGTATCCAGGCTAAAGAAGAAAAGTTGA
Proteins encoded:
- a CDS encoding N-acetylmuramoyl-L-alanine amidase family protein, which gives rise to MKNIILISCFSLLLVATTFNTAGVKQYRVKRVVIDPGHGGKDPGTHGLISKEKDVVLNIAHHLGRIIKENMDDVEVIFTRKDDSFPSLEERAAIANKNDADIFISIHANALPPGHENIHGTESYVMGAHTREGNLEVAKRENSVILMEENYEERYEGFDPLSPESHILFSLYQGAYLNNSLRLADKIERQFKERVGRRSRGVKQAGFWVLWRTSMPSVLVEVGYLTNPKEEKYLNDRLGQVYIASGIYRALRDYKEEIESL
- a CDS encoding putative LPS assembly protein LptD; this encodes MTYLKYVCSLSILFFLFPDLSAQEGERPFQSDTTGILSPSVLDTIPPDTIPNDNLPVNDTTTTVAIDSSQAQGDIETTVNYNAEDSIFFDVVNRKIYLYGNAEIDYGEIKLAADYVELDWVNNMLTAKGMPDSTGKVVGQPIFTDGPEEYQTETIRYNFKTRKAYISGVLTRPQEAEGYVYGEKVKKNENDEVFISKGWYTPCDCEPGETPDLYIRSRKLKVVPGELVVAGPFNLVITDIPTPLGLPFGIFPMPRRQNSGIIIPTYGEERRRGFFLKNGGYYFDINDYVNLTLLGDIYSKGSYGFSIISDYRKRYAYNGGLNFQYNRQLIDPDGASPEEANDFRLNFRHTPQSRGNSRFSASVNIATSSYIQNNPTTNVEANLRTTLSSTVTYSTAFRNTPFNLAMSFRHNQNLVTEVVNVILPEISLNMNRIYPFKNVVTSRSSWLSKVNVGYRMSGRNQFTNEAVRAPSGIPSDIIANRDPLADSVLAINGDNLSAILDRTQTGFEHSIPISTSFNVFNYFTVSPSFNYEELWYLKEYDYDDETIPGRVIINEVPGFSRASSWNASTSVNTRFYGLFNFRGEKLQAIRHTVIPSVSVSYRPDFSEERYGYYQEVRLDDDPLYDPNTGYDRNLKLVSIYDGFIYGAPSPGKSGSVGFSLNNNLEMKVRNDKDTTEEASATRKIPIFESLSLSTSYNLIADSFKLAPLNVSGRTRLFDNKVSINASMSMDPYSYIPDTFEPIDSVGSGSNLKIYRNFTRTDIYAWQSLSERMAGDTYAEYEEAGLLGDIRRGIGTITRASLALSTNFQPKQKEKDKQKEEEEADVTADELDYINRNRSDYVDFDIPWSIRLRYNLSYTNDPRRMLIEGEDDKIRQSVMFSGDVSIAPKWKVQFNSGFDFVNQEITQTSIDVFRDLGCFDFQFNWVPFGRFTSYHVQINVKSAMLSDLKLQRRRAWQDF